One region of Streptomyces capillispiralis genomic DNA includes:
- a CDS encoding UPF0182 family protein, giving the protein MPDRGGGPTGPRIRVGRPSRRVRTLLMTLGVLAVLGMVFTMFAGFWTDWLWYRSVNYSSVFTTTLWTKIGLFFVFGLLMALAVGFNIWLAHRMRPPLSAMSMEQQNLDRYRMGIAPYKKWLLLGITALVGLIAGASASSQWRTWLMWVNGVPFGQKDPQFKLDVSFYAFDLPWYRFLLGFGFAATILALIAAALTHYLYGGLRITSPGARATAAATGHLSVLLGVFVALKAVAYWLDRYGLAVKSSDFKATDSWTGLRYVDANAYLPAKTILFCIAVICALLFFATLWRRTWQLPVIGFGLMVLSAILIGGLYPAIVQKFQVQPNEQAKEAPYVAKNLKATREAYGIDDSQVTEYPGTSQTEDKTQLRDDVSDTASIRIMDPNIVSPTFQQLQQIRNYYAFPTNLDVDRYTKDGKDQDTVIGLRELNLDGIPKRNWINDHFRYTHGYGVVAAEGTSADAGGRPEFTESDLPSKGDLGSYEQRVYYGERTTTYSIVGGPQKEIDYSDDSGEKTYSYEGDSGVSLSNPVNRAAYAAAFSEPQILYSGAIGDGSRILYNRTPKERVEAIAPWLTIDGDAYPAVVDGRIQWIVDAYTTTNGYPYASRTTLGDTTADSLTATNDQRAVVAQQNQVNYIRNSVKATVDAYSGEVKLYQWDTQDPVLKTWMKAFPDTVQPKTEISGALMAHLRYPQDLFKVQRELLTRYHVKDATTFLSGSEVWQVPDDPTNKTGDAVPPYYLSMKMPDQNEQTFSLTTTFTPNGRDNLSAFMAVNADPGTEDYGKIRVLKLPTSTTAAGPKQIQSQFNSEQDIAESIRLLRGGDSEVEYGNLLAVPLDGGLLYVEPVYVRGGGLKYPLLRKVLVTYGGQTAFEDTLEQALDKIFGGEGAATEPPPGEDEGTGEDEGTQPPPTSDNPTVQEALNDAQEAFEAGQEALKKNDWEAYGQAQKDLEDALRKAEEAQSAEGGGGAGGGDGSPSPDASPSS; this is encoded by the coding sequence ATGCCGGACCGCGGCGGAGGCCCGACGGGGCCACGGATCAGAGTGGGCCGCCCGTCCCGGCGGGTCCGGACCCTGCTCATGACACTGGGCGTCCTGGCCGTCCTCGGCATGGTGTTCACCATGTTCGCGGGCTTCTGGACCGACTGGCTGTGGTACCGCTCGGTCAACTACTCGTCGGTGTTCACGACGACCCTGTGGACCAAGATCGGACTCTTCTTCGTCTTCGGTCTGCTGATGGCCCTCGCGGTCGGCTTCAACATCTGGCTGGCACACCGGATGCGGCCGCCGCTGAGCGCCATGTCGATGGAGCAGCAGAACCTCGACCGGTACCGGATGGGCATCGCCCCGTACAAGAAGTGGCTGCTGCTCGGGATCACGGCGCTGGTGGGCCTGATCGCCGGCGCCTCGGCGTCGAGCCAGTGGCGCACCTGGCTGATGTGGGTCAACGGTGTGCCGTTCGGCCAGAAGGACCCCCAGTTCAAGCTGGACGTCTCCTTCTACGCCTTCGACCTGCCCTGGTACCGGTTCCTGCTGGGCTTCGGCTTCGCCGCCACGATCCTGGCGCTGATCGCCGCCGCGCTCACCCACTACCTGTACGGCGGGCTGCGCATCACCAGCCCGGGCGCGCGGGCCACGGCCGCGGCCACCGGGCACCTGTCGGTGCTCCTCGGTGTCTTCGTCGCGCTGAAGGCGGTCGCGTACTGGCTGGACCGGTACGGACTGGCGGTGAAGTCCAGCGACTTCAAGGCGACGGACAGCTGGACCGGCCTGCGCTACGTGGACGCCAACGCCTATCTGCCGGCCAAGACGATCCTGTTCTGCATCGCCGTGATCTGCGCGCTGCTGTTCTTCGCCACCCTGTGGCGGCGCACCTGGCAGCTGCCCGTGATCGGCTTCGGCCTGATGGTGCTGTCGGCGATCCTCATCGGCGGCCTCTACCCGGCGATCGTGCAGAAGTTCCAGGTCCAGCCGAACGAGCAGGCCAAGGAGGCGCCGTACGTCGCGAAGAACCTCAAGGCGACGCGTGAGGCCTACGGCATCGACGACTCGCAGGTCACGGAGTACCCGGGGACGAGCCAGACCGAGGACAAGACCCAGCTGCGGGACGACGTCTCCGACACGGCCAGCATCCGGATCATGGACCCGAACATCGTCTCGCCGACGTTCCAGCAGCTCCAGCAGATCAGGAACTACTACGCGTTCCCGACCAACCTGGACGTCGACCGGTACACCAAGGACGGCAAGGACCAGGACACCGTCATCGGTCTGCGCGAGCTGAACCTCGACGGCATCCCCAAGCGGAACTGGATCAACGACCACTTCCGCTACACCCACGGATACGGGGTCGTCGCCGCCGAGGGCACCAGCGCCGACGCCGGCGGCCGTCCGGAGTTCACCGAGTCCGACCTGCCGTCCAAGGGCGACCTCGGGTCGTACGAGCAGCGCGTCTACTACGGCGAGCGGACGACGACGTACTCGATCGTCGGCGGTCCCCAGAAGGAGATCGACTACTCCGACGACAGCGGCGAGAAGACGTACAGCTACGAGGGCGACAGCGGCGTCAGTCTCTCCAACCCGGTCAACCGGGCCGCCTACGCCGCCGCGTTCAGCGAGCCGCAGATCCTGTACTCCGGCGCGATCGGGGACGGCTCGCGGATCCTGTACAACCGCACGCCCAAGGAGCGCGTCGAGGCGATCGCCCCGTGGCTGACCATCGACGGCGACGCCTACCCGGCGGTCGTGGACGGCCGTATCCAGTGGATCGTCGACGCCTACACCACCACCAACGGCTATCCGTACGCGTCGCGGACGACCCTCGGTGACACCACGGCCGACTCGCTGACCGCCACCAACGACCAGCGCGCGGTGGTGGCCCAGCAGAACCAGGTCAACTACATCCGCAACTCGGTGAAGGCGACCGTCGACGCGTACAGCGGCGAGGTCAAGCTCTACCAGTGGGACACCCAGGACCCCGTCCTGAAGACCTGGATGAAGGCCTTCCCGGACACGGTGCAGCCGAAGACCGAGATCTCCGGCGCGCTGATGGCCCATCTGCGGTACCCGCAGGACCTGTTCAAGGTGCAGCGCGAGCTGCTGACCCGCTACCACGTGAAGGACGCCACGACGTTCCTCTCCGGCAGCGAGGTGTGGCAGGTGCCGGACGACCCGACGAACAAGACGGGCGACGCGGTGCCTCCGTACTACCTGAGCATGAAGATGCCCGACCAGAACGAGCAGACCTTCTCGCTCACCACGACGTTCACACCGAACGGCCGTGACAACCTCAGCGCCTTCATGGCGGTGAACGCCGATCCCGGCACCGAGGACTACGGCAAGATCAGAGTGCTGAAGCTGCCGACCAGCACCACGGCGGCCGGACCCAAGCAGATCCAGAGCCAGTTCAACTCCGAACAGGACATCGCCGAGTCGATCAGGCTGCTGAGAGGCGGCGACTCGGAGGTCGAGTACGGCAACCTGCTGGCCGTCCCACTCGACGGCGGACTGCTGTACGTGGAGCCGGTCTACGTCCGCGGTGGCGGCCTGAAGTACCCGCTGCTGCGGAAGGTGCTGGTGACCTACGGAGGCCAGACCGCGTTCGAGGACACCCTCGAGCAGGCCCTGGACAAGATCTTCGGAGGCGAGGGCGCGGCCACCGAGCCACCACCCGGCGAGGACGAGGGAACCGGTGAGGACGAGGGCACCCAGCCACCGCCCACCTCCGACAACCCCACGGTCCAGGAGGCGCTGAACGACGCCCAGGAAGCCTTCGAAGCCGGCCAGGAAGCCCTGAAGAAGAACGACTGGGAGGCCTACGGCCAGGCGCAGAAGGACCTGGAGGACGCCTTGCGCAAGGCCGAGGAGGCCCAGTCGGCCGAAGGGGGCGGCGGTGCCGGCGGCGGGGACGGCAGTCCCAGCCCCGACGCGAGCCCGAGCAGTTAG
- a CDS encoding PPA1309 family protein, which produces MSNTPMAASPLTRAVLEIDEYASGLGWDQPARLFALVDTARLRAEQPSLAGRLGPDGEQETTAFTPIEQDEIPRGKPLDEFLGTIAWPDAVAGCALTVERLMLPPSAEAQVPEDLDEAALTKWVARHPERQEVRMTVAVLRDGARESALRLRSKDSPTEVLTGSDLVPGLAEALQATFEE; this is translated from the coding sequence ATGTCCAACACACCCATGGCGGCGAGCCCGCTCACCCGGGCCGTGCTCGAGATCGACGAGTACGCCTCCGGCCTCGGCTGGGACCAGCCCGCCCGTCTGTTCGCCCTCGTAGACACCGCCCGGCTGCGGGCCGAGCAGCCCTCGCTCGCGGGCCGGCTCGGTCCGGACGGCGAGCAGGAGACGACCGCCTTCACCCCGATCGAGCAGGACGAGATTCCCAGGGGCAAGCCGCTGGACGAGTTCCTGGGCACCATCGCCTGGCCCGACGCGGTGGCCGGCTGCGCGCTGACCGTGGAGCGGCTGATGCTGCCGCCGTCCGCGGAGGCGCAGGTCCCCGAGGACCTGGACGAGGCCGCGCTGACGAAGTGGGTGGCCCGGCACCCGGAGCGTCAGGAGGTCCGCATGACGGTCGCGGTGCTGCGGGACGGCGCCCGCGAGTCGGCTCTCCGGCTGCGCTCGAAGGACTCCCCCACGGAGGTCCTCACCGGTTCCGACCTGGTGCCCGGTCTGGCGGAGGCCCTGCAGGCGACGTTCGAGGAGTAG
- a CDS encoding YlbL family protein, with product MPRRTATMLASTLMLIALLCAGVFLPVPYSEMSPGPTVNTLGDHDGEPVLQIAGRKTYPTDGHLNMTTVRVTSADYRMNLVEAVYGWLAHDNKVVPHETLYPDGKTEEESTQENAEEFSQSQESAKVAALKELGVPVESWVIVSTVVKGSPAEGRLHAGDVIRTVDGKAVKEPGDVAELVTEHKPGEDVVFTIVPAKEQAAAEKEKRAPKKTERITITTATSEDGGEKRAIVGISAGTDHTFPFTIDIKLADVGGPSAGLMFALGIYDKLTPGSLTGGAFVAGTGTIDDDGKVGPIGGIEMKTVGARGKGAQYFLTPADNCAAAAKDTPEGLTLVKVDTIDDALAALKDIRSGDTDGLPECTAS from the coding sequence ATGCCACGCCGCACTGCGACGATGCTCGCCTCCACCCTGATGCTGATCGCGCTCCTGTGCGCGGGAGTGTTCCTTCCCGTGCCCTACTCGGAGATGTCCCCGGGGCCGACGGTGAACACGCTGGGTGACCACGACGGCGAGCCGGTGCTGCAGATCGCCGGGCGCAAGACCTATCCGACGGACGGTCATCTCAACATGACCACGGTGCGGGTCACCAGCGCCGACTACCGGATGAACCTCGTGGAGGCCGTCTACGGCTGGCTCGCGCACGACAACAAGGTGGTCCCGCACGAGACCCTCTACCCCGACGGCAAGACGGAGGAGGAGTCCACTCAGGAGAACGCCGAGGAGTTCAGCCAGTCCCAGGAGAGCGCCAAGGTCGCCGCGCTGAAGGAACTCGGCGTCCCGGTGGAGTCCTGGGTGATCGTCTCCACGGTCGTCAAGGGATCCCCGGCCGAGGGCAGGCTGCACGCGGGCGACGTGATCAGAACCGTCGACGGCAAGGCGGTGAAGGAGCCGGGCGACGTCGCCGAGCTGGTGACGGAGCACAAGCCCGGCGAGGACGTCGTCTTCACGATCGTGCCCGCCAAGGAGCAGGCCGCCGCCGAGAAGGAGAAGCGGGCGCCGAAGAAGACCGAGCGGATCACGATCACCACCGCGACCTCCGAGGACGGCGGCGAGAAGCGGGCCATCGTCGGGATCTCCGCCGGGACCGACCACACCTTCCCGTTCACCATCGACATCAAGCTCGCCGACGTCGGCGGGCCGAGCGCGGGGCTGATGTTCGCCCTCGGCATCTACGACAAGCTCACCCCGGGCAGCCTGACCGGCGGTGCCTTCGTCGCCGGCACCGGCACGATCGACGACGACGGCAAGGTCGGGCCGATCGGCGGGATCGAGATGAAGACGGTCGGCGCGCGCGGCAAGGGCGCCCAGTACTTCCTGACGCCCGCCGACAACTGCGCGGCCGCCGCCAAGGACACCCCCGAGGGCCTCACCCTGGTGAAGGTGGACACCATCGACGACGCCCTGGCCGCCCTGAAGGACATCCGTTCCGGCGACACCGACGGCCTGCCGGAGTGCACGGCCTCCTGA
- a CDS encoding molybdenum cofactor biosynthesis protein MoaE, whose amino-acid sequence MASTHDHPGEQAAQDPIKLIAIRDTALSVDEVLRAVGDDAAGGTALFVGTVRNHDGGADVEQLGYSCHPSAEDEMRRIAEKVAAEYPVRALAAVHRVGDLGVGDLAVVVAVSCPHRGEAFEACRKLIDDLKHEVPIWKHQRFADGTEEWVGAC is encoded by the coding sequence ATGGCATCCACGCACGATCACCCCGGCGAGCAGGCCGCACAGGACCCCATCAAGCTGATCGCGATCCGTGACACGGCCCTGTCCGTGGACGAGGTCCTCCGGGCCGTAGGGGACGACGCGGCCGGCGGGACGGCGCTGTTCGTGGGGACCGTGCGCAACCACGACGGGGGAGCCGACGTCGAGCAGCTCGGCTATTCGTGCCACCCGAGCGCCGAGGACGAGATGCGGCGGATCGCCGAGAAGGTCGCCGCCGAGTACCCCGTGCGGGCGCTGGCCGCGGTGCACCGGGTGGGGGACCTCGGGGTCGGGGACCTCGCCGTCGTCGTCGCCGTGTCCTGCCCGCACCGGGGGGAGGCCTTCGAGGCCTGCCGGAAGCTGATCGACGACCTCAAGCACGAGGTGCCCATCTGGAAGCACCAGAGGTTCGCGGACGGCACCGAGGAGTGGGTCGGCGCCTGCTGA
- a CDS encoding SDR family oxidoreductase, with product MSSPDPQVRAARNQSTSPAARGPVVAVTGAASGVGALLTGRLAASEEVKQVIAIDERRGECAEARWHILDVRDPAIADKLRGADVVVHLALDLDLETDAAARTAYNVRGTQTVLTAAAAAGVHRVVLCTSTMVYGALPDNELPLSEDAELRATAEATGVGDLLEIERLARRGPRAHPGLNVTVVRPAVLVGGTDTALTRYFESPRLLVVAGSRPAWQFCHVDDLCSALEYAVLEKVDGELAVGCDGWLEQEEVEELSGIRRMELPSAVALGAAARLHRIGLTPSPAGDLAYTMYPWVVSGSRLHDAGWRPAYTNEEVLAELLEEVSGRHTVAGRRLGRKDATAAGAAGATVALLGAAAVVRRARKARRRI from the coding sequence GTGAGTTCCCCAGATCCGCAGGTTCGCGCAGCGCGAAACCAGTCAACCAGTCCCGCGGCGCGCGGGCCCGTCGTCGCGGTCACCGGCGCCGCGTCCGGCGTCGGCGCGCTGCTCACCGGGCGGCTCGCCGCCTCGGAGGAGGTCAAGCAGGTCATCGCCATCGACGAGCGGCGCGGCGAGTGCGCCGAGGCCCGGTGGCACATCCTGGACGTACGGGATCCGGCCATCGCGGACAAGCTGCGCGGGGCCGACGTGGTGGTCCACCTGGCTCTCGACCTCGACCTGGAGACCGACGCCGCCGCCCGAACGGCCTACAACGTACGGGGCACGCAGACCGTGCTGACCGCCGCCGCGGCCGCCGGCGTGCACCGGGTGGTGCTGTGCACCTCGACGATGGTCTACGGGGCGCTGCCGGACAACGAGCTGCCCCTTTCGGAGGACGCGGAACTGCGGGCCACGGCGGAGGCCACGGGCGTCGGCGACCTCCTGGAGATCGAGCGGCTCGCGCGCCGTGGACCGCGGGCGCACCCCGGACTCAATGTCACCGTGGTCCGCCCGGCCGTCCTGGTCGGCGGCACCGACACCGCGCTGACCAGGTATTTCGAATCGCCCCGGCTGCTCGTGGTGGCCGGATCGCGGCCCGCGTGGCAGTTCTGCCACGTCGACGACCTGTGCAGCGCCCTGGAGTACGCCGTGCTGGAGAAGGTCGACGGCGAGCTGGCCGTGGGCTGCGACGGGTGGCTGGAGCAGGAGGAGGTCGAGGAGCTGAGCGGGATCCGGCGGATGGAGCTGCCCTCGGCGGTCGCGCTCGGCGCGGCGGCCCGGCTGCACCGGATCGGGCTCACCCCGTCCCCGGCCGGTGACCTGGCGTACACGATGTACCCCTGGGTGGTGAGCGGGAGCCGGCTGCACGACGCCGGGTGGCGTCCCGCGTACACCAACGAGGAGGTGCTGGCGGAGCTGCTGGAGGAGGTCTCCGGGCGGCACACGGTCGCCGGCCGTCGGCTGGGGCGCAAGGACGCGACGGCGGCGGGCGCCGCGGGAGCGACCGTGGCCCTGCTGGGCGCGGCGGCGGTGGTGCGCAGGGCACGGAAGGCCCGGCGGCGGATCTGA
- a CDS encoding zinc-dependent metalloprotease, with protein MSDTPFGFGLPPEEPDDGDEGKKKDPQSGGGQGPANPFGFGMSGAGGFGGPGADNPFAAMFGSLNPNDLGAAFQQLGQMLSYEGGPVNWDMAKQIARQTVSQGTPSGSKDASVGPADRKAVEEAVRLADLWLDDATSLPSGAHSAVAWSRAEWVEATLPAWRELVDPVAERVGNAMGDVLPEEMQAMAGPLIGMMRSMGGAMFGTQIGQAVGVLAGEVVGSSDIGLPLGPAGKAALLPLNMETFGKDLGVSQEEVRLYLALREAAHQRLFAHVPWLRSHLFGAVDGYARGIKVDTGKLEDVVGQFDPQNPEQLQEALQQGMFQPEDTPEQKAALARLETALALVEGWVDAVVHAAAKPRLSSADALRETLRRRRASGGPAEQTFATLIGLELRPRRLRDASRLWASLTDARGVDGRDALWAHPDMLPTATDLDDPDGFVHREQIDFSELDKMLGEAADRPDLRKKDEGEDENRGDGTE; from the coding sequence GTGAGTGACACCCCATTCGGATTCGGCCTTCCGCCGGAGGAGCCGGACGACGGCGACGAGGGCAAGAAGAAGGACCCGCAGAGCGGCGGTGGTCAGGGCCCGGCCAACCCGTTCGGCTTCGGCATGTCCGGAGCCGGAGGCTTTGGCGGCCCGGGCGCGGACAATCCGTTCGCCGCGATGTTCGGGTCGCTGAACCCCAACGACCTGGGCGCCGCGTTCCAGCAGCTCGGCCAGATGCTCTCCTACGAGGGCGGGCCGGTGAACTGGGACATGGCCAAGCAGATCGCCCGGCAGACCGTGTCCCAGGGCACCCCGTCGGGCTCGAAGGACGCGAGCGTCGGCCCCGCCGACCGCAAGGCGGTGGAGGAGGCCGTCCGTCTGGCCGACCTGTGGCTGGACGACGCGACCTCGCTGCCGTCGGGCGCCCACTCGGCCGTGGCCTGGAGCCGCGCGGAGTGGGTCGAGGCCACCCTGCCGGCCTGGCGGGAGCTGGTCGACCCGGTCGCCGAGCGCGTCGGGAACGCCATGGGCGATGTCCTGCCGGAGGAGATGCAGGCCATGGCCGGCCCGCTGATCGGCATGATGCGGTCCATGGGCGGTGCCATGTTCGGCACGCAGATCGGGCAGGCCGTCGGCGTGCTCGCCGGTGAGGTCGTCGGCTCGTCCGACATCGGCCTCCCGCTCGGTCCGGCCGGCAAGGCCGCGCTGCTGCCGCTGAACATGGAGACGTTCGGCAAGGACCTGGGCGTCTCCCAGGAGGAGGTGCGGCTGTACCTCGCCCTGCGCGAGGCGGCCCACCAGCGCCTGTTCGCGCACGTCCCGTGGCTGCGCTCGCACCTCTTCGGCGCGGTCGACGGCTACGCGCGCGGGATCAAGGTCGACACCGGCAAGCTGGAGGACGTGGTCGGCCAGTTCGACCCGCAGAACCCCGAGCAGTTGCAGGAGGCCCTCCAGCAGGGCATGTTCCAGCCGGAGGACACGCCGGAGCAGAAGGCGGCCCTGGCCCGTCTGGAGACGGCGCTCGCGCTGGTCGAGGGCTGGGTGGACGCGGTGGTGCACGCGGCCGCCAAGCCGCGGCTGTCGTCGGCCGACGCGCTGCGCGAGACGCTGCGGCGCCGCCGCGCCTCGGGCGGTCCGGCGGAGCAGACGTTCGCCACGCTGATCGGTCTGGAGCTGCGCCCGCGCCGGCTGCGCGACGCCTCCCGCCTGTGGGCCTCGCTCACCGACGCGCGCGGGGTCGACGGCCGGGACGCCCTGTGGGCCCACCCGGACATGCTGCCGACGGCCACCGACCTGGACGACCCGGACGGCTTCGTGCACCGCGAGCAGATCGACTTCTCCGAGCTGGACAAGATGCTCGGTGAGGCCGCCGACAGGCCCGACCTCAGGAAGAAGGACGAGGGCGAGGACGAGAACAGGGGCGACGGCACCGAGTGA
- a CDS encoding NUDIX hydrolase produces MSLHDDAVLVLKAYEDQPELRRAYLDHLAAHPDGMWKSCHAGHVTASALVVDPERGRVLLTLHRKLRMWLQMGGHCEPGDATVAAAALREATEESGIAGLTLLAGGPVRLDRHPIPPPCHWHYDVQYAAVAAPDAVHAISDESLDLRWFAYDEVAEVADASVRRLVGATRARLGL; encoded by the coding sequence GTGAGCCTGCACGACGACGCGGTCCTCGTACTCAAGGCGTACGAGGACCAGCCCGAGCTGCGCCGGGCCTACCTGGACCATCTGGCCGCCCACCCGGACGGCATGTGGAAGTCCTGCCACGCGGGCCATGTCACGGCGAGCGCCCTGGTCGTGGACCCGGAGCGCGGCCGGGTGCTGCTGACCCTGCACCGCAAGCTGCGGATGTGGCTCCAGATGGGCGGCCACTGCGAGCCCGGCGACGCGACCGTCGCCGCGGCGGCCCTGCGGGAGGCGACGGAGGAGTCCGGCATCGCCGGTCTGACGCTCCTCGCGGGCGGACCCGTGCGGCTGGACCGGCACCCGATCCCGCCGCCCTGCCACTGGCACTACGACGTCCAGTACGCGGCCGTGGCCGCGCCGGACGCCGTGCACGCGATCAGCGACGAGTCCCTCGACCTGCGCTGGTTCGCCTACGACGAGGTGGCGGAGGTGGCCGACGCGTCGGTCCGCCGTCTGGTCGGGGCGACCCGGGCGAGACTGGGCCTCTGA
- a CDS encoding AIM24 family protein — protein sequence MQSPLFAHNDQQTQERWSLQNKQMLRVALEGHDDILARKGTMVAYQGLVEFDAEYQSNDQSRARAHTGEGLDLMRCHGQGTVYLANLAQRIHVMEVEQDGLTVDSSYVLAMDSSLHHEVIAVDSLYGISGSGKYQLNITGRGRVALMTSGMPLLMQVTPDKYVNCDADAIVAWSTSLRVQMQAQTHSSGVWRRRGSTGEGWELSFMGTGFALVQPSELLPPQNAQIGGGVAAQYGMGQQGARSQNQGNAWS from the coding sequence ATGCAGAGCCCGCTTTTCGCCCACAACGACCAGCAGACCCAGGAACGCTGGAGCCTGCAGAACAAGCAGATGCTCCGCGTCGCCCTGGAGGGCCACGACGACATCCTGGCCCGCAAGGGCACGATGGTCGCCTACCAGGGACTCGTCGAGTTCGACGCCGAGTACCAGAGCAACGACCAGTCGCGCGCGCGTGCGCACACCGGTGAGGGCCTGGACCTGATGCGCTGCCACGGGCAGGGCACGGTCTACCTCGCCAACCTCGCCCAGCGCATCCACGTCATGGAGGTGGAGCAGGACGGCCTGACGGTCGACAGCAGCTACGTCCTCGCGATGGACTCCTCGCTGCACCACGAGGTCATCGCCGTCGACAGCCTGTACGGCATCTCCGGCTCCGGGAAGTACCAGCTCAACATCACCGGCCGCGGCAGGGTCGCGCTGATGACCTCGGGCATGCCGCTGCTGATGCAGGTGACCCCGGACAAGTACGTCAACTGCGACGCCGACGCGATCGTGGCCTGGTCCACCTCGCTGCGGGTGCAGATGCAGGCCCAGACGCACTCCTCCGGAGTGTGGCGGCGCCGCGGCAGCACCGGTGAGGGCTGGGAGCTGAGCTTCATGGGCACCGGCTTCGCGCTCGTCCAGCCCAGCGAGCTGCTGCCGCCGCAGAACGCCCAGATCGGCGGCGGCGTCGCCGCGCAGTACGGCATGGGCCAGCAGGGCGCCCGGAGCCAGAACCAGGGCAACGCCTGGAGCTGA
- a CDS encoding AIM24 family protein — MNQPLAGYAPAPVTARMENHGNHMAKIAMQTGNDLLARVGSMVAYEGFVQYEPNPPAVRQIAKDWLTGEGAPLMKCSGDGLLYLADYGANVVVINLNGDGISVNATNLLAFDAHLTWGVERVKGLAKFAGQGLWNTKISGQGWVALTSRGKPIVVDCGGGDDETYVDPDALVAWSPNLKVKGKRSFRAQSLIGRGSGEAYQMAFSGQGIVVVQPSEDSTDRLRVRG; from the coding sequence ATGAACCAGCCACTCGCGGGCTACGCCCCCGCCCCCGTCACCGCCCGCATGGAGAACCACGGCAACCACATGGCGAAGATCGCCATGCAGACCGGGAACGACCTCCTCGCGCGCGTCGGATCGATGGTCGCCTACGAAGGGTTCGTCCAGTACGAGCCCAACCCGCCGGCCGTGCGCCAGATCGCCAAGGACTGGCTCACCGGCGAGGGCGCGCCCCTGATGAAGTGCTCCGGCGACGGCCTGCTCTACCTGGCCGACTACGGCGCCAACGTCGTGGTGATCAACCTCAACGGCGACGGCATCTCCGTCAACGCCACCAACCTGCTCGCCTTCGACGCCCACCTCACGTGGGGCGTGGAGCGGGTCAAGGGCCTGGCGAAGTTCGCCGGGCAGGGCCTGTGGAACACCAAGATCTCGGGCCAGGGCTGGGTCGCGCTGACCTCGCGCGGCAAGCCGATCGTCGTGGACTGCGGTGGCGGCGACGACGAGACGTACGTCGACCCGGACGCCCTGGTCGCCTGGTCCCCGAACCTCAAGGTGAAGGGCAAGCGCAGCTTCCGCGCCCAGTCGCTGATCGGCCGCGGCAGCGGGGAGGCCTACCAGATGGCCTTCTCCGGCCAGGGCATCGTCGTCGTCCAGCCCAGTGAGGACAGCACCGACCGTCTCCGGGTCCGGGGCTGA